CAGAACAGGGTTGACAGATCACACAGAGATCATACAGATACTCAGAGAGAGACCTTCTGATCTAGTCATGAAACAGGTCTTTTTTCCCATGCGTTGTTTGAAAGCCTCCATCTACGAAGGGCGATATGTGTTGAGTGTTCATGGAcactgtgcagtgtgtgtgcCTACCTGCAGGACAGGTGTGTTAGCCTGTGGATAGGCCGTGGGGATACTGTAGATGGTCTGACAGGGCTGGCCCTGGTAGTAGATGGCTGTCTGGGTGGGAGGTGGTGCTGGGACAACCTGGTACTGTGGTGCTACCTGGGTCTGTACCGTCACAGCCTGCTGGGTGGTAGGGTCCCACAGCGTGGCGTAACTCCCCTGGCCTGCCGACACCTACAACAATAATATAGGACGTTTGGAGTTAGGGGACCAGACGGAATTTGCAACTTGCACCGATGCGGCCAATTAAAAGTGTTTACTCGCACAGTCAAGTCAAAGGGACCAAACGAGACCAATGGCAGCACTCTGGAGCCATGAATAATAATGAATGTTATTTACATTTATTTGCTTTTCAAAACACCGAAAGTCACTTtacaataaaaaattaaatacccTGTTAAAATGATGAGAAATATAAAAAGTAAAGCACCTGAGGGGGCGCTGACACGGCTGACAGCACGCCTACACCCGGGTCCTGGCCCGCCACGCTGGGCTGCTGGGCATACTGCTGGGCGGTGCCGGGGTGGAGCTCCAGAGGCGTAGTGTGTTGGTGGATGTGTTGGGAGATGCTGGAGACTGGAGGGGGctgggaggtagaggagggagaggtcaTGCCAAGCTCGGTGATCAGAGCCTGGGGAGGTGTCTGCTCCAAGACCAGAGTGGCTGGGACCAGGGGCTCCACGGGAGGGGTAGGCAGCAGCACCTTGCCTGCGTTGGGGTTGACGGGGTCCACGTAGGTCTGGAGGGGGTAGCCAGGGGGGTAGTGGATGAAGCCAGCTGGGCTGGTATTGTATGTCAGGGCTGCATCGTAGGCTAGAGTCTGGAGCTGCTGCTGccgttgttgatgttgttgttgtaactgttgttgttgtaactgttgttgttgatgttgttgtaactgttgttgttgatgtaactgttgttgttgatgttgttgtaactgttgttgttTCTGGACCTCGCGCTGGGCCACCTCCTGCTCAAACAGCTTCCTGCGCTCCTCTGTGGACAGCTTGGTGCGTTCCTTGGTGATGGAACGGGTCTTCTTACTGCTGTTAGCCAGGTCAAACCtagaaacacacagtcaatactaCTGTCTACAGAGATCAACACAACAGACATTTCTACAAGTCAACAACAGTTTtggtatgcgtcccaaatggctccctattcagtacactacttttacccagagccctatgggaccctattcagtacactacttttacccagagccctatgggaccctattcagtacactacttttaaccagagccctatgagaccctattcagtacactacttttaaccagagccctatgggaccctattcagtacactacttttaaccagagccctatgggaccctattcagtacactacttttacccagagccctatgggaccctattcagtacactacttttaaccagagccctatgaagtacactacttttaactagagccctaatgggaccctattcagtacactacttttacccagagccctatgggaccctattcagTACACTACTTTTACCCAGtgccctatgggaccctattcagTAAACTACTTTTGGGAAAAGGGTGCAATTTGAAAAGGAGCCTAAAGTCCTCAAGAGTTTTGTTTCTAAAAGCGTGGAAGTTTTCTAGAACGATTCGGAAAGTCCATTCAGTCCTACAGTCTATAGCTAGTCAGTCTATATGTTGATGTTCCAGCCAGTCCTACAGTCCAAGGACATGTGATCATTCATAGCTAGTCAGTCTATATGTTGGTGTTCCAGCCAGTCCTACAGTCCAAGGACATGTGATCATTCATTGCTAGTCAGTCTATATGTTGGTGTTCCATTCAGTCCTACAGTCTAAGGACATGTGATCATTCATAGCTAGTCAGTCTATATGTTGGTGTTCCAGCCAGTCCTACAGTCCAAGGACATGTCAGTCTATATGTTGGTGTTCCAGCCAGTCCTACCGGTCCTCCTGTCTCCTGCTGCTCCTCTCGTATGCTGAGGGCGGTGGGGAGGTGGAGGCACGTCGCCGCCGTCTCTCTGTGCTGCGGGGTGTCTTCTCagagtctctgtcccagtctctctctctatctctctcccggtctctctcccaatccctgtccctttctctatctctctcccggTCACGTTCCCTGTCCCGTTCTCGTTCTCGATCTCGTTCCcggtccctctccctgtcccgctCCCTCTCACGTTCCCTCTCACGTTCCCGGCTGCCGGAGGGGGTGCGAGCCGGGGCAGCGTCTCGGTCTCGACTACGATCTGTATACGTGGAACAATGGAAACAGGTTAAAGCCTCACACCAACGGTAGGCTGTCAGCACTGTTGAAAATAAAACGTGACACTAACAGGTGTGGACACAGACCTGGtgagagaaagagcaggagagagggacagaggcctACCGTGTATCTCTTTCTCCACCTGGCTCTTCTTGGGGATCCTGTACACCTCCTGAAGGATGAGTCACACATGTAAATAACAATAaactcagcgtgtgtgtgtgtttatttattgaTCAGTGTTTGTCCTTGCCTTCAGGTCCTTCCAGCTGTCCAGCAGCCTAGCAGCCATGTCTCCTATATCCACAGCACTGAGCAGGGCTTCCTGGCTCCTCTCGCTCTCTACATCAGACacaccctcctcctcatcctgcgAGGGCGTCCCCACCGCCGCAGGCTCCACGGGGACCAccggagagggaggtggaggggcctCTGAAGCAGGGGTCACTACCTGGGCAGCGTCCTCAGTGCCAGGGGCCACCTCCAGGGGACCCTCGGGGGCCACCTGGCCTGGATGTTCCTGGCTGCCTGGAGCCTTTTCTGTATCTTCAGTCCCAGTCTCTGCTGTGGTggtctcctcttccttctcctcggCAGGCTGCTCCGCTGAAGGGGTCTCAGTAACTTCCGTCTGAATATGTGATGATTCCTGGACCTCCACGTTGGCCTGCTCTCCTGCcacaacctccctctcctccactgacTGACTTgcctgctgctgctcctcctcctctctgttctccttctgtccctcactCCACTCGTCTTTCACCTCCTCGTCACCGCCCTTCTCATTCACCTCCTCCTGAACTGTAGCGTCTTGGCTCTCCGCTTGGGGTTCTGTGATCTCCATGgtctccaccacctcctctgGTGTCTCCTTCAGCTCTGTGACTGGCTCTTCTGGCAGCTCCTCCGTTGTGGGAGTCTGAGCCTGGACCTCAACCACCAGCTCTGTGACTGGCTCTTCTGTCAGCTCCTCTGTTGTGGGAGTCTGAGCCTGGACCTCAACCACCAGCTCTGTGACTGGCTCTTCTGTCAGCTCCTCTGTTGTGGGAGTCTGAGCCTGGACCTCTACCACCAGCTCTGTGACTGGCTCTTCTGTCAGCTCCTCTGTTGTGGGAGTCTGAGCCTGGACCTCAACCACCAGCTCTGTGACTGGCTCTTCTGGCAGCTCCTCTGTTGTGGGAGTCTGAGCCTGGACCTCAACCATCAGCTCTGTCTTGGACCGTTTACTGCTCTCCACTGGAGGCTCAGATGGCGAGACCTCCTcgtcctccatctcctcttcatcctcctcttcctcctccttaccGTCCGAGGCCTTGCTGGCGTCCGACATGGCGCTGTCCAGGCTGTTCTCGCTGATCTTGAGGCGACGGTAAACGGCCCGTTTGGGAGTGTCGCTGTCCAACTCAGGGCCCAGTTTGGCGACAGAGGCAGAGGAGCCGTCGGGAGTGTTGAGAGGGGTCTGGGCGCGAGACATGTTCTCACTGGAGTAGCCGTCCTGTTCAGCCCCGGGGGCCTGGGGGAGGGAGTGTGTTTGGGCCCAGCGCTGGATGAGGCTCAGGACATGACTCTCCTCCAACATGTTCTTAGTGGAGATAGGCAGCGCTGACAGGGTCTTCATGATCTGGAGACACAGGGAATAGTCAGttggtaacaacacacacaccttgtttTGATATTCCTAGAACCTTTGAATTAAAACAATCTGAATTGGTTTATTCTGAAGTGGATTCTCATATAGATTCAGTGATCATGGTTGTCATGATCACAAGTGTGAGGGATGAGCAACCGACATTaaatataaaaacatgttttgacccCGAACGGATTTAATTGTCACCTGAAACTGCAGTTTGATGTTGTTGACACTGTTGCCCTTGGCTTCAGAGAGCTCCACCATGAAGatccacagtagagacagaccgTGATGGTCCAGGAACTGCTTCAGACAGGATGGGCTCTGGGTATCCTGTTCATACACAACCACCAAGTCAACATTATGGTAGAGAAACCCtccacacaataacacagtacacagACATCCCCAATACAATACATCCTCCACACAATATAACAACCtattaaatcacattttatttgtcacattcaaaataaataaaaataaataaaacaagcaactgaaataaaatgttggtcccaaatgaccagggcctataaatatatacatctataagtatagtgcactataaatgaccagg
This window of the Oncorhynchus kisutch isolate 150728-3 unplaced genomic scaffold, Okis_V2 scaffold4026, whole genome shotgun sequence genome carries:
- the LOC116373160 gene encoding histone-lysine N-methyltransferase SETD2-like; this translates as SNALTKSEEERLLNGQNENNCNVLVFCSSSRCLNEGYCSNRRFQMKLHADFEVILTEDKGWGLRAARDLIPNTFVLEYCGEVLDHKEFKTRVKKYASMKNIHYYFMALKNNEIIDATLKGNCSRFMNHSCEPNCETQKWTVNGQLRVGFFTSKTVTAGTELTFDYQFQRYGKEAQKCFCGAPSCRGFLGGENRVSVRAAAGKMKKERPRKKDTSVSNALTTVDEELEALLENGEGLYDEKEVVSLCRLMVRVETMEQKLICLKLIQDTQSPSCLKQFLDHHGLSLLWIFMVELSEAKGNSVNNIKLQFQIMKTLSALPISTKNMLEESHVLSLIQRWAQTHSLPQAPGAEQDGYSSENMSRAQTPLNTPDGSSASVAKLGPELDSDTPKRAVYRRLKISENSLDSAMSDASKASDGKEEEEEDEEEMEDEEVSPSEPPVESSKRSKTELMVEVQAQTPTTEELPEEPVTELVVEVQAQTPTTEELTEEPVTELVVEVQAQTPTTEELTEEPVTELVVEVQAQTPTTEELTEEPVTELVVEVQAQTPTTEELPEEPVTELKETPEEVVETMEITEPQAESQDATVQEEVNEKGGDEEVKDEWSEGQKENREEEEQQQASQSVEEREVVAGEQANVEVQESSHIQTEVTETPSAEQPAEEKEEETTTAETGTEDTEKAPGSQEHPGQVAPEGPLEVAPGTEDAAQVVTPASEAPPPPSPVVPVEPAAVGTPSQDEEEGVSDVESERSQEALLSAVDIGDMAARLLDSWKDLKEVYRIPKKSQVEKEIHDRSRDRDAAPARTPSGSRERERERERERDRERDRERDRERERDRERDRERDRERDRDWERDRERDRERDWDRDSEKTPRSTERRRRRASTSPPPSAYERSSRRQEDRFDLANSSKKTRSITKERTKLSTEERRKLFEQEVAQREVQKQQQLQQHQQQQLHQQQQLQQHQQQQLQQQQLQQQHQQRQQQLQTLAYDAALTYNTSPAGFIHYPPGYPLQTYVDPVNPNAGKVLLPTPPVEPLVPATLVLEQTPPQALITELGMTSPSSTSQPPPVSSISQHIHQHTTPLELHPGTAQQYAQQPSVAGQDPGVGVLSAVSAPPQVSAGQGSYATLWDPTTQQAVTVQTQVAPQYQVVPAPPPTQTAIYYQGQPCQTIYSIPTAYPQANTPVLQAYADPAANYLHGQPVYTGHQQGVVVQQGGTVTTIVTSQTVQQEMPNTLLVPNSMIDLPPPSPPKPKTIVLPPSWKVARDGEGKIYYYHVITRQTQWDPPSSWDGVSEDSHSLDHEAEMDLGTPTYDENPSKFSTKTAEADTSSELAKRSKETFRKEMSQFIVTCLNPFRKPDCKLGRIVNTEDFKHLARKLTHGVMNKELKSCKNPEDLECNENVKHKTKEYIKKYMQKFGNIYRPKEDTELD